The following proteins are encoded in a genomic region of Streptomyces sp. NBC_01723:
- a CDS encoding triose-phosphate isomerase, whose protein sequence is MPAPAPSPVLLGVSLKMYFGHHQTLNWARRIAALAERHPAVTSGAARLFVLPAFPALVPATGILAPYGVALGAQDIATEDSGPYTGEVGGPVLREIGCRYAEVGHAERRRLYGEGDTVVAAKTAAALRNGLTPVLCVGERDEAGPADAAARTVAEAERLLHGLDGAVVLAYEPQWAIGAPEPASAEHIATVCTALRDWLDRRPRHAGSTVIYGGSAGPGLLTRLAGTAEGLFLGRFAHDPANVEAVLDEIRSPAPAPAAVA, encoded by the coding sequence ATGCCCGCCCCCGCGCCGTCCCCCGTACTGCTGGGGGTGAGCCTGAAGATGTACTTCGGCCACCACCAGACGCTGAACTGGGCCCGCCGGATCGCCGCTCTCGCCGAGCGGCACCCCGCCGTCACCTCCGGCGCCGCCCGCCTCTTCGTGCTCCCCGCCTTCCCGGCCCTCGTGCCCGCCACCGGCATCCTCGCCCCCTACGGCGTCGCCCTCGGCGCCCAGGACATCGCGACCGAGGACAGCGGCCCCTACACCGGCGAGGTCGGCGGCCCCGTCCTCAGGGAGATCGGCTGCCGCTACGCCGAGGTCGGCCACGCCGAACGCCGCCGCCTCTACGGCGAGGGCGACACGGTCGTCGCCGCCAAGACCGCCGCCGCCCTGCGCAACGGCCTCACGCCCGTCCTGTGCGTCGGCGAACGCGACGAGGCCGGCCCGGCCGACGCGGCGGCCCGCACGGTCGCCGAGGCGGAACGCCTGCTGCACGGCCTGGACGGCGCGGTCGTCCTCGCCTACGAACCCCAGTGGGCCATCGGCGCCCCCGAACCCGCCTCCGCCGAGCACATCGCGACCGTCTGCACCGCCCTGCGCGACTGGCTCGACCGCCGTCCGCGGCACGCCGGTTCCACCGTCATCTACGGCGGCAGCGCGGGCCCGGGACTGCTGACCCGGCTGGCCGGCACGGCCGAGGGCCTGTTCCTGGGCCGCTTCGCCCACGACCCGGCGAACGTGGAGGCCGTCCTCGACGAGATCCGCTCCCCGGCCCCGGCCCCGGCGGCGGTGGCGTGA
- a CDS encoding sugar phosphate isomerase/epimerase family protein, which produces MAYGISTYAYFWRHSALAPEPMTLPAMLRDTAELGGRVFQICDYAPVETYDRARLADLRATADDLGLTLELGTRGIRPGHLLTYLDMAGELGVTLVRSMLNTADHRPDTAEAVALLKEAVPRYADAGVTLGLETYEQVATDDLVSVVRAVDSPRLGIVLDPGNSVARLERPADVVAATAPYVVNIHVKDFAFTRRDGWVGFTYAGCPLGEGLLDHAGMVAAVRPGERGINQIVEHWLPWQDGGYDATARLEHQWTQHSINTLLRSE; this is translated from the coding sequence ATGGCGTACGGGATCAGCACCTACGCGTACTTCTGGCGTCACTCCGCCCTCGCCCCCGAGCCGATGACCCTGCCCGCGATGCTGCGCGACACCGCGGAACTCGGCGGCCGGGTCTTCCAGATCTGCGACTACGCGCCCGTCGAGACCTACGACCGCGCGCGGCTCGCCGACCTCCGCGCCACCGCCGACGACCTCGGCCTCACCCTGGAACTCGGCACCCGCGGCATCCGCCCCGGCCACCTGCTCACGTACCTCGACATGGCGGGCGAACTGGGGGTCACCCTGGTCCGCTCCATGCTGAACACCGCCGACCACCGGCCGGACACCGCCGAGGCGGTCGCCCTGCTGAAGGAGGCGGTGCCCCGCTACGCCGACGCGGGCGTGACCCTCGGCCTGGAGACCTACGAGCAGGTCGCCACCGACGATCTGGTGAGCGTCGTACGCGCCGTCGACAGCCCGCGTCTCGGCATCGTCCTGGACCCGGGCAACAGCGTCGCCCGGCTGGAACGCCCCGCCGACGTCGTGGCCGCCACCGCGCCGTACGTGGTCAACATCCACGTCAAGGACTTCGCCTTCACCCGCCGCGACGGCTGGGTCGGCTTCACCTACGCCGGCTGCCCGCTCGGCGAGGGCCTCCTGGACCACGCCGGCATGGTCGCCGCCGTACGCCCCGGGGAGCGTGGCATCAACCAGATCGTGGAGCACTGGCTCCCGTGGCAGGACGGCGGTTACGACGCCACCGCCCGGCTCGAACACCAGTGGACGCAGCACAGCATCAACACCCTCCTGAGGAGCGAGTAA
- a CDS encoding phosphogluconate dehydrogenase C-terminal domain-containing protein, producing the protein MPTEIHTRPDVTTVAVIGAAGKMGRRVSDNLVESEFRVLFSEASPAGQELIRGLGRELTESADAVAEADVVILAVPDVVLGKVSEELVPLMKPGTVVLTLDPAAAYAGLLHVREDVHYACAHPCHPSVFLERTTKEEWQDTFGGIAAPQEVVAAYEGGDETKQELADAVIRVMYAPVVDVHWVTVKQLAVLEPTLVETIACMVGALLTEALHETVHTVGVPEKAARAMLLGHTQVALANTLKGSNPFSDACLIAMDYGRESIVREDWKKVFDDEELDKVITRMLKIKEIRR; encoded by the coding sequence ATGCCCACCGAGATCCACACCCGGCCCGACGTCACGACCGTCGCCGTCATCGGGGCCGCCGGCAAGATGGGCCGGCGCGTCTCCGACAACCTGGTCGAGAGCGAATTCCGGGTGCTCTTCAGCGAGGCGTCGCCGGCGGGCCAGGAGCTGATCCGCGGCCTCGGCCGCGAACTGACCGAGTCGGCCGACGCCGTCGCCGAGGCCGACGTCGTCATCCTCGCCGTGCCCGACGTGGTTCTCGGCAAGGTCTCCGAGGAACTCGTGCCGCTGATGAAGCCCGGCACCGTCGTCCTCACCCTCGACCCGGCCGCCGCCTACGCCGGCCTGCTGCACGTCCGCGAGGACGTCCACTACGCCTGTGCACACCCCTGCCACCCCTCGGTGTTCCTGGAACGGACCACCAAGGAGGAGTGGCAGGACACCTTCGGCGGCATCGCCGCGCCCCAGGAGGTCGTCGCCGCCTACGAGGGCGGGGACGAGACCAAGCAGGAGCTCGCCGACGCCGTCATCCGGGTCATGTACGCCCCGGTCGTCGACGTCCACTGGGTCACCGTCAAGCAGCTCGCCGTGCTGGAGCCGACCCTCGTGGAGACCATCGCCTGCATGGTCGGCGCCCTGCTGACCGAGGCGCTGCACGAGACCGTCCACACGGTCGGAGTCCCGGAGAAGGCCGCCCGCGCGATGCTGCTCGGCCACACCCAGGTCGCGCTGGCGAACACGCTGAAGGGTTCCAACCCCTTCTCGGACGCCTGCCTGATCGCCATGGACTACGGCCGTGAGTCCATCGTCCGCGAGGACTGGAAGAAGGTCTTCGACGACGAGGAGCTGGACAAGGTCATCACCCGCATGCTGAAGATCAAGGAGATCCGCCGCTAG
- the pepE gene encoding dipeptidase PepE, giving the protein MNLLLLSNSTQHGRGYLEHAMDTVTGFLPAGGRLVFVPYALADHDAYTAQVRGALAGAGIDVRGVHEGGDPLARLGEADAVFVGGGNSFRLLSALYRTGLREALTKAVGAGLPYMGASAGTNMAAPSLRTTNDMPIVEPPSFEALGLVPFQINPHYLDPDPASTHKGETREERLTEFLEENDVPVLGLREGSWLRVDGGRATLGGARDARLFRRATAAREIEVGADLSELLDITPAFDSGA; this is encoded by the coding sequence GTGAATCTCCTGCTCCTGTCCAACTCCACCCAGCACGGCCGCGGTTACCTGGAACACGCCATGGACACCGTGACCGGCTTCCTGCCCGCGGGCGGGCGACTGGTCTTCGTGCCGTACGCCCTCGCCGACCACGACGCCTACACCGCGCAGGTGCGAGGCGCGCTCGCCGGGGCGGGGATCGACGTGCGGGGCGTGCACGAGGGCGGCGACCCGCTCGCGAGGCTCGGCGAGGCGGACGCCGTGTTCGTCGGCGGCGGCAACTCGTTCCGGCTGCTCTCCGCGCTGTACCGCACGGGGCTGCGGGAGGCGCTGACCAAGGCCGTCGGCGCGGGACTGCCGTACATGGGTGCCAGCGCCGGCACGAACATGGCAGCGCCGTCGCTGCGCACCACCAACGACATGCCGATCGTCGAGCCGCCCTCCTTCGAGGCGCTCGGCCTGGTCCCGTTCCAGATCAACCCGCACTACCTCGACCCGGACCCGGCGTCCACGCACAAGGGCGAGACCCGCGAGGAACGGCTGACGGAGTTCCTGGAGGAGAACGACGTGCCGGTCCTCGGCCTGCGGGAGGGCTCCTGGCTGCGCGTCGACGGCGGGCGCGCGACCCTCGGCGGCGCGCGCGACGCCCGTCTCTTCCGCCGCGCCACCGCTGCCCGCGAGATCGAGGTGGGCGCCGACCTCTCCGAACTGCTCGACATCACCCCGGCGTTCGACTCGGGGGCGTAG
- a CDS encoding IclR family transcriptional regulator: MADPPVQPADRKTPAGALQTVDRALLVLLAFERTRPDWGVTEIAAEFGWDTSVAQRLLSTLAGRGFLVSDPATRRYRIGPTALRLGRLWERSGSLELLAEPVLQELRAATGDTVLFCLPDNFHMRCVAAVEGEEGPLRYYPLVGELYPAHAGATSKSFYAFLPDDQRHRLFRGRPMARFTERTVTDADQLEREFRQVRAQGYAWTVGEYDAGIGTVALPVFLGAEPYGSLSLGAAKERFPEGPEDRLEVLRRAARLLEQRLTHPPQHHRRPRSPRTA; encoded by the coding sequence GTGGCCGACCCGCCGGTACAGCCCGCGGACCGGAAGACCCCGGCCGGGGCGCTTCAGACCGTCGACCGTGCCCTGCTGGTGCTGCTGGCCTTCGAGCGCACCCGGCCGGACTGGGGCGTCACCGAGATCGCCGCCGAGTTCGGCTGGGACACCTCGGTCGCCCAGCGCCTGCTGTCCACGCTCGCGGGCCGCGGCTTCCTGGTCTCCGACCCGGCGACCCGCCGCTACCGCATCGGTCCGACCGCCCTGCGCCTGGGCCGTCTCTGGGAGCGCTCGGGCTCCCTGGAGCTGCTCGCCGAGCCCGTCCTCCAGGAGCTGCGGGCGGCGACCGGCGACACGGTGCTCTTCTGCCTGCCCGACAACTTCCACATGCGCTGCGTCGCGGCCGTCGAGGGCGAGGAGGGGCCGCTGCGCTACTACCCGCTGGTCGGCGAGCTGTACCCGGCGCACGCCGGGGCCACCAGCAAGTCGTTCTACGCCTTCCTGCCCGACGACCAGCGCCACCGCCTGTTCCGCGGACGCCCCATGGCCCGCTTCACCGAGCGCACCGTCACCGACGCCGACCAGCTGGAACGCGAGTTCCGCCAGGTCCGCGCGCAGGGCTACGCCTGGACGGTCGGCGAGTACGACGCCGGCATCGGCACCGTCGCCCTGCCCGTGTTCCTCGGCGCGGAGCCCTACGGCAGCCTCAGTCTCGGCGCCGCCAAGGAGCGCTTTCCCGAGGGCCCCGAGGACCGTCTGGAGGTGCTGCGCCGGGCCGCCCGGCTGCTGGAGCAGCGCCTGACGCATCCGCCCCAGCACCACCGGCGCCCGCGCTCACCGCGCACCGCCTGA
- a CDS encoding DUF1177 domain-containing protein: protein MLKYVLDLVDLLDDPDADGKRVAAHLDSVAGPEGSGAEVTTVTGERGSTDFVLVRIPGRDGRTRGGQARTLGVVGRLGGIGARPETTGLVSDADGAVAALATAAKLLDMRRRGDVLDGDVIIATHICPNAPTAPHDPVPFMDSPVDIATMNRHEVTGEMEAVLSVDTTKGNRIINHKGLALSPTVKEGWVLKVSEQLGELLAVVTGEPLVTYPVTTQDITPYGNGVHHINSILQPATATAAPVVGLAITSAAAVPGCQTGASHETDIAAAARFAVETAKSYGGGRIDFHDDQEFDALVSRYGSLTRLQTLGREPGES, encoded by the coding sequence ATGTTGAAGTACGTCCTGGACCTCGTGGATCTGCTGGACGATCCCGACGCCGACGGCAAGCGCGTCGCCGCCCACCTCGACTCCGTGGCGGGGCCCGAGGGCTCCGGTGCCGAGGTCACCACCGTCACCGGCGAGCGCGGCTCGACGGACTTCGTGCTCGTGCGGATCCCCGGCCGGGACGGCCGCACCCGCGGCGGCCAGGCGCGCACCCTGGGCGTGGTGGGGCGGCTCGGCGGTATCGGGGCCCGCCCGGAGACGACCGGCCTGGTCTCCGACGCCGACGGCGCGGTCGCCGCGCTCGCCACCGCCGCCAAGCTCCTCGACATGCGCCGCCGCGGCGACGTGCTCGACGGTGACGTGATCATCGCCACGCACATCTGCCCGAACGCCCCGACGGCACCGCACGACCCGGTGCCCTTCATGGACTCGCCCGTCGACATCGCGACCATGAACCGGCACGAGGTCACCGGCGAGATGGAGGCCGTGCTCTCCGTCGACACCACCAAGGGCAACCGGATCATCAACCACAAGGGCCTCGCCCTGTCGCCCACCGTCAAGGAGGGCTGGGTGCTCAAGGTCAGCGAGCAGCTCGGGGAGCTGCTGGCCGTGGTGACCGGTGAGCCGTTGGTCACGTACCCGGTGACCACCCAGGACATCACCCCGTACGGTAACGGTGTACACCACATCAATTCGATTCTTCAGCCGGCCACGGCGACGGCCGCTCCGGTCGTCGGCCTCGCGATCACCTCCGCGGCGGCCGTGCCGGGCTGTCAGACGGGCGCCAGCCACGAGACGGACATCGCGGCGGCGGCCCGGTTCGCCGTCGAGACCGCGAAGTCCTACGGCGGCGGACGGATCGACTTCCACGACGACCAGGAGTTCGACGCGCTCGTGTCCCGTTACGGCTCACTGACCCGGCTGCAGACCCTCGGCCGCGAACCCGGGGAGTCGTGA